A part of Nitrososphaerota archaeon genomic DNA contains:
- a CDS encoding TldD/PmbA family protein encodes MEDLLQYAIEYARNKGASYAEARYQEDIKEISLLKNGVPEITGLQIRKGIAIRVIVNGALAFSSINKLTKGDIRKTVLDAINSAKAASRKIKNPIVLSDEKLFEDKVILKPRIKFESIDPEDRMLFLKEIDNEMVKTVEAKGAKLPSRFLNLILINTIKNVITSDGANIFSHIPRVFLEAFLTVFHQQKGVLQRFKEIGEANGWEAIERWNLIEVFNEEVSILVKSLLEAKEAPKGIMDVVLGPEIVGLVCHESSGHPQEADRILGREAAQAGETYLKPKDIGLKVGSEYVTIIDDPTLPNSYGFYLYDDEGIKARPRVLINKGIINEFLQNRETAKVFNTNSNAASRAVAYDREPIIRMANTYMKPGDYSFEELIEDIKNGIYMKFFQEWNIDDRRFNQKYVGSIAYRIENGELKEMVRNPALEITTPGLFSAIDAIGKDLKFTAAICGKGDPMQGCPVWVGGPHIRLRNVRI; translated from the coding sequence ATGGAGGATCTACTTCAATATGCTATAGAATATGCAAGAAATAAAGGAGCAAGTTATGCAGAAGCAAGATATCAAGAAGATATAAAAGAAATATCTTTATTAAAAAATGGAGTTCCAGAAATAACTGGATTACAAATAAGGAAAGGTATAGCTATAAGAGTTATAGTAAATGGTGCATTAGCTTTCTCTTCAATAAATAAATTAACAAAAGGAGATATAAGGAAGACTGTTTTAGATGCTATTAATTCTGCAAAAGCAGCTTCAAGAAAAATAAAAAATCCAATAGTATTAAGTGATGAAAAACTTTTTGAAGATAAAGTGATTTTAAAACCTAGAATAAAATTTGAATCGATAGATCCAGAAGATAGGATGCTTTTCTTAAAAGAAATAGATAATGAAATGGTTAAAACTGTTGAAGCTAAAGGAGCAAAACTTCCATCAAGATTTTTAAATTTAATTTTAATAAATACTATAAAAAATGTGATAACAAGTGATGGGGCAAATATTTTTAGTCATATACCTCGTGTATTTCTTGAGGCATTCTTAACAGTTTTTCATCAACAAAAAGGAGTATTACAAAGATTTAAAGAAATTGGTGAAGCAAATGGATGGGAAGCTATTGAAAGATGGAATTTAATAGAAGTTTTTAATGAAGAAGTTTCTATTTTAGTAAAAAGTTTACTTGAAGCAAAAGAAGCACCAAAAGGAATAATGGATGTAGTTCTTGGACCTGAAATAGTTGGATTAGTATGTCATGAATCTTCAGGGCATCCACAAGAGGCTGATAGAATACTTGGGAGAGAAGCTGCTCAAGCTGGAGAAACTTATCTTAAACCAAAAGACATAGGTTTAAAAGTTGGGAGTGAGTATGTAACAATAATAGATGATCCAACATTGCCAAATAGTTATGGTTTCTATCTTTATGATGATGAAGGGATAAAAGCTAGACCTAGAGTTTTAATAAATAAAGGTATAATAAATGAATTTTTACAAAATAGAGAAACCGCAAAAGTTTTTAATACAAATTCAAATGCAGCTTCTAGAGCTGTAGCATATGATAGAGAACCAATAATAAGAATGGCTAATACATATATGAAGCCAGGAGATTATTCATTCGAAGAATTAATAGAAGATATAAAAAATGGAATATACATGAAATTTTTCCAAGAATGGAATATTGATGATAGACGTTTTAATCAAAAATATGTTGGTTCAATTGCTTATAGAATTGAGAATGGAGAATTGAAAGAAATGGTACGTAATCCTGCTTTAGAAATAACTACACCTGGACTTTTCTCAGCAATAGATGCTATTGGAAAAGACTTAAAATTCACAGCTGCAATTTGTGGAAAAGGGGATCCAATGCAAGGTTGTCCAGTATGGGTTGGAGGACCACATATTAGATTAAGAAATGTGAGAATATAA
- a CDS encoding M67 family metallopeptidase, producing MVLLISKELFKRILKHCEEVYPIEACGMLGGIKIGNSKIVKKVYEATNAFNSPRRYQIHPIEEYEILRDIEKSELELVGIYHSHPFWSASLSSIDEETFSWPDCSYVVISIRDKEVKSFILDKNGKFLEEKIEFY from the coding sequence ATGGTATTATTAATTAGTAAAGAACTTTTTAAAAGGATTCTAAAGCATTGTGAAGAAGTTTATCCAATAGAAGCATGCGGAATGCTTGGAGGAATAAAAATTGGAAATTCAAAAATAGTAAAAAAAGTATACGAAGCTACGAATGCTTTTAATTCTCCTAGAAGATATCAAATTCATCCAATTGAAGAATATGAAATACTTCGAGATATAGAAAAATCTGAATTAGAACTTGTTGGAATATATCATAGCCATCCATTTTGGTCAGCTTCTCTTTCATCAATAGATGAGGAAACTTTCTCATGGCCTGATTGCTCATATGTAGTTATTTCAATTAGGGATAAAGAAGTAAAATCATTTATATTAGATAAAAATGGAAAATTTTTAGAAGAAAAAATAGAATTTTATTAA